In Pseudocalidococcus azoricus BACA0444, a single genomic region encodes these proteins:
- a CDS encoding superoxide dismutase, with protein sequence MTDKPCSRRQALVWCGTALFSWALFPSKTLAASSPTGVYVLPPLPYAYNALEPYIDAETMQFHHDKHHAAYVNNLNAALQKYPQWSGLRIEELLEKLDQLPNDIRQTVRNNGGGHANHSLFWESMGPAAGGEPTGNLATAIQARFGSFGDFQAQFNSAGLKQFGSGWVWLGLGQDGTLQVFTTPNQDSPLSQGITPLLGNDVWEHAYYLSYRNRRDQYLQAWWNVVNWDKIGERYEQATG encoded by the coding sequence ATGACAGACAAACCCTGTAGTCGCCGCCAGGCCTTGGTGTGGTGCGGTACGGCCTTGTTCAGTTGGGCCCTATTTCCCTCTAAAACTCTGGCTGCCTCATCTCCGACTGGTGTTTATGTCCTGCCGCCTTTACCCTATGCCTACAATGCCCTTGAGCCTTACATTGATGCTGAAACCATGCAATTTCACCATGACAAGCACCACGCGGCCTACGTCAACAACCTCAATGCTGCCCTCCAAAAATATCCCCAGTGGTCTGGCTTGCGGATTGAAGAACTCCTGGAAAAACTAGACCAGCTTCCCAATGACATTCGGCAAACGGTCAGAAATAATGGCGGCGGTCATGCCAATCACAGTTTGTTTTGGGAGAGTATGGGGCCGGCGGCGGGAGGAGAACCAACTGGCAACTTAGCTACGGCGATTCAAGCCCGTTTTGGTAGCTTTGGGGATTTCCAGGCCCAGTTCAATAGCGCAGGTCTAAAGCAATTTGGCAGTGGTTGGGTTTGGCTAGGGTTGGGCCAAGATGGCACACTACAGGTGTTCACAACCCCCAATCAGGATAGTCCCCTCAGTCAAGGCATCACCCCGTTGTTGGGCAATGATGTTTGGGAGCACGCCTACTATTTGTCCTATCGGAATCGCCGGGATCAATATCTCCAGGCCTGGTGGAATGTGGTGAATTGGGACAAAATCGGAGAACGCTATGAGCAAGCTACGGGGTAA
- a CDS encoding DUF4278 domain-containing protein: protein MKLTYRGQNYEANTDHPDTVVTDLTVKYRGVEYKLRDILPAKVWTLF, encoded by the coding sequence ATGAAACTTACCTACCGCGGTCAAAACTACGAAGCCAACACCGATCATCCTGATACTGTTGTGACTGATTTAACCGTGAAATATCGGGGTGTGGAATACAAGCTGCGGGATATTTTGCCAGCAAAAGTCTGGACATTATTCTAG
- the surE gene encoding 5'/3'-nucleotidase SurE: MRLLISNDDGIFAPGVRTLANTLAQAGHGVTVVCPDRERSATGHGLTVFDPIRAEEVTHLFAPGIRAWACSGTPSDCVKLALGALIDPWPDYVVSGINQGANLGTDILYSGTVSAAMEGVIEGIPSIAMSLASFTVRDFEPAAQFASDLLKALGKNPLPQATLLNVNVPPLPEADIAGAVITRQGLRRYHDQFQKRIDPRGKTYYWLAGEVMEDISQADGDFLTDVQALQQNLISITPLNYNLTDQAGLTPLGTWFRQTSIPIA, encoded by the coding sequence ATGCGTCTGTTAATCAGTAATGATGATGGCATTTTTGCGCCGGGGGTGCGGACGTTGGCCAATACCCTTGCCCAGGCCGGTCATGGGGTAACGGTCGTCTGTCCAGATCGGGAGCGGTCGGCCACAGGCCATGGATTAACGGTTTTTGATCCAATTCGGGCCGAGGAAGTAACCCATTTATTTGCACCCGGAATCCGGGCCTGGGCCTGTTCAGGAACCCCTTCCGACTGTGTCAAGTTAGCATTGGGGGCTTTAATTGATCCTTGGCCTGATTATGTGGTCTCTGGGATTAATCAAGGGGCTAACTTAGGCACAGATATTCTCTATTCCGGTACGGTCTCGGCGGCCATGGAGGGGGTGATTGAAGGGATTCCCAGCATTGCCATGAGTTTAGCTAGTTTTACCGTGCGGGACTTTGAACCAGCCGCCCAATTTGCCAGCGATTTGCTGAAGGCCCTAGGCAAAAATCCCCTCCCCCAGGCCACCCTCTTAAATGTCAATGTCCCCCCCTTGCCTGAAGCAGACATTGCCGGTGCCGTGATTACCCGTCAGGGCCTGCGCCGCTACCATGATCAGTTTCAAAAACGGATTGATCCGCGGGGTAAAACCTATTACTGGCTGGCGGGTGAAGTCATGGAAGATATTTCCCAGGCCGATGGTGATTTTTTGACCGATGTTCAGGCCTTGCAGCAAAATCTGATTAGCATTACGCCCCTGAACTATAATCTCACCGATCAGGCCGGACTTACACCTCTGGGAACCTGGTTCCGACAAACATCAATCCCCATTGCCTAA